The genome window TCCCTTTCCATATTGGAATTATTGTGCATTTTTTTCATGGTATTTGCAAGTTCTTTGTATAATCCATGGAATCTCCTTATATATTGTCGGCTGGCACGCTGATATTCTTTAACAAAAACCCGCATCAACCAAAGGCAGACCAGACGTTTCCACATGCTTCATGTCCGATTGGTCACCAATAATGGTTTGTTGGGAACATTATTGTTTTATGCCCAGGATTATAGCAATAAAATGGATATAATTAACCATGTAAGGGGGGCGTCAGGAGGCATGTCGGAACAACCCGCAGGATGTGGGACGTCTGCTTCGCCTGGACGAAGGACGTGGGAAAGAACAGCATGGAGCGAAGAGTTTCTTAACCTTTTTTATAACATTGAATATGTATAAGCTCAGGGTAAACAGAAAAGAAGGGGGGTTATATGAACAGCGAACAGGAAACATGTTGCAGGCAGGGCGGGTTATATAAATTTCCATGGGCGCATTTATTAGTATGTTTTTTCCTTGGCATCATCCTTTTTTCCTGCTCCGGGGAGAAGCCGCTTGACCTTGGGTATTTTACAAAGGTCGGTGATCTTTCCCTTTCCAGTGACGGAAGCCAGATACTCTTCACCGGTTGCGGGCATAAAGACTATCGGAAGTGTACCATCTACCGGTTTGATAGAAATGCCGGCACGTTGTACCGGTATATACCACGCGATGAACGCATCGAGGTGATCGGAGGGCGGTACACGTCGAACTCAATGCGGCTTGCCTTCGTGGTCATTCCCATTACGAAAGAAGACAAACGGCAGTATGACGATATGCAGATCGCCCTCATCAATCAGGATGGCACCGGCTATACACAGCTCACAAAGGGCAGGGGGATGAAGGTGGGGTACAAGTTCAGCCCTGACGAGAAGACCCTCGTCTATTTCAGGGGAAAGGAACGTAAATCGGGCAAGACGATGGCATCCGATTTTGACCTCTACAAGCTCGACCTTGCAACCAATAAAGAGACCCAACTGACGAACCTTGCTTTCTATGGGGTGAGCATTCCTTACTTTACCCCGGACGGCAAATATGTTGTCTTTGAGGGAGATTCTCCCCTGCGGTTGCCACGCACCGACAATGTCGATGTTGTTAAACAGTTCAGTGAAGACTATAAGCAGAAATATAAAGAGAACATCATTTTAAAATACCCCCTCGACGGTTCGGGGATTGATCGGGAACCGGTGCCGATGTTCACCTTTGGCATCGGGTCCAGGGGGCCGATAGTCACCAGGGATGGTTCCGTATGGTTTGAGGGGATATCAAGAGGCATCAGGTACTGTCGCCGACTGCCCGACGGGAAAATCGTGGAGTTAACCTATGAACAGCTTGGAATCGGTAGGACCATATTTTTGTTGAAAATGGTTATTGAACCGAATGGCCAATGGATGGCAATCCTTTATGAGGAGAGGAAGAGTACAGGCCACGTATTAAAGAGATGGATAGGGATGTACAACGTTGCAACCACAGAACGCAGCGAACTGGCAATACCTGCAACCGCAGAGAACATACTAATAAAATAGGGGGGGTATGATGTCAAGAGTTGATGTAACACCGCTTAATATCGATTTTAAGGTAATACGGTTTATTGAAGGGATCACTCAGGAAGGGATATCGGGCAGACTACAGAGTAAAGATTCCTTTAACTGGGTTCAGGTTGATTGGTGGCCAGGCACGGATGTAGCCAGCATTGTTCCAACCCATGGGAATTTCGCCGGGCCAGGGTATAGCTGTGGTGAGCGCAAGGAATTCACTGAAGAACAAATCATACAAAGCCCGGTTTGGCAGGTTGATGATCCCATACTTGGCAAAACAAGAAATGACTATATTGATGTCCTCGCCAAACAACACGATCTTGACTACAAAAGGGCCGAAGGCAAACCTGACTACTGGCAGCGTATCAAGGCTGCTGACGAGGCGCTGATCAATGGGACACGGGCGTTGCTGGACGGCACATCCCCGTTATTTGCAGATGGTGGCTCATTGACTCCCGGCGAACTCAATTACGGGAAATCCATGCTTGATGCGTTTGAATTGAAGATGGCATGTATCGATGAGATGGGGGTACTCATAGAAAACCTGCAGTCCTCAGGCTCTAGTCTGACGCAGATCAACGATATGCTCACCAGCCTCTTCTTTGTTCGTGCATTCATCCCTGTGCCCGCAGGGTTGCCGGATCTGGATACCTACAAGTCGCTCTTTAACGCCGCCTCCGCTATCGTCCGTCGTGATCCTCTTGTCTTCGACCTTGATGGAGATGGATTAGAAACAATTGCCGTCAAGGATGGCGCCTACTTCGACCATGACGGGAACGGCTTTGCAGAACAGACCGGATGGGCGTCATCCGATGACGGCCTGCTTGTTATGGACAGGAATGGCGACAGTATCATCAACAACGGCACTGAACTTTTCGGAGACCAGACAATACTTCAGAACGGTCAGCACGCTACCGACGGTTTTCAGGCATTGGCGGAACTGGACAGCTACACCGACGGTATCATCGACGTCAACGACACCGCCTTTTCCCAGTTAAAGATATGGCAGGACATAGACAGCGACGGGTACTCATCGGCAGATGAGCTCTTCAGTCTGGACGAACTCGGCATCCGGTCAATCAACCTCACTTACACTGACACCGATATTACGGATACCAACGGCAACACCCAGGTTCAATCAGGGACATTTATTAAAACTGACGGCTC of Syntrophorhabdaceae bacterium contains these proteins:
- a CDS encoding calcium-binding protein — encoded protein: MMSRVDVTPLNIDFKVIRFIEGITQEGISGRLQSKDSFNWVQVDWWPGTDVASIVPTHGNFAGPGYSCGERKEFTEEQIIQSPVWQVDDPILGKTRNDYIDVLAKQHDLDYKRAEGKPDYWQRIKAADEALINGTRALLDGTSPLFADGGSLTPGELNYGKSMLDAFELKMACIDEMGVLIENLQSSGSSLTQINDMLTSLFFVRAFIPVPAGLPDLDTYKSLFNAASAIVRRDPLVFDLDGDGLETIAVKDGAYFDHDGNGFAEQTGWASSDDGLLVMDRNGDSIINNGTELFGDQTILQNGQHATDGFQALAELDSYTDGIIDVNDTAFSQLKIWQDIDSDGYSSADELFSLDELGIRSINLTYTDTDITDTNGNTQVQSGTFIKTDGSTGSIGGFILQRDPTYTIANEWLNVPDTIAALPDLQGSGNVYDLHQAMARDTSGQLKSLVEQFIAATDATTRDTLMDQILIKWTGSEDVVDGSRGAFFDAKKLAVIEKFLGQSFVGMNGPNPNDLAAPLLAQTYEGLSEMFYAQLMAQTHLKYVYDAISYTWDEETQSLKGDLASAILALQNQMTLDPGAVNDPQEFMRTIHGFRAEEMFDLVPLSTTFELNDEDAKWQIDSAGKTIVTGTALNDTLYANAGIDTAIRGDEGNDVLYGNTGKDVLYGNEGNDQIVGGCDDDILRGGKGDDYLYGQNANDIMDGGSGNDILSGGQGDDAYIFAKGYGHDIIEEESGVDIISFTDLNQSDLEYAISKTSGD